The following nucleotide sequence is from Scyliorhinus torazame isolate Kashiwa2021f chromosome 4, sScyTor2.1, whole genome shotgun sequence.
tgagttgcagttccccgtgcTACATGTGTCACCAcacctccccacactgctccctctaTCCCCAAGCAGTTAGCTATCATGGAGCAGTTGTAAGGGGGAGTGGGTTGTGTAGGGAGGGTGTCCATGGAAGTGGGATGGCcggctgggtgggggagaggggaggcacAGTCGCAGGGTGTGGTAATGCAGTCCTAGAGAGAGGTGGTCCATTACCTGTGCTCCACTGCCGTGATGGGATGGGATGTCCGTTCCAGTCCCCCTGGTCGTTGAATCTGAAGGCGATTAGAGCGTCACGTGCGCATCggccctggtgcacacattgtgtggcctcctgtgtctgcctgggccccACTTTCTGACCATTCTTGGCCTCCCCTGCATCATCCTCATCGGACGAGGAATGGCGTTCATCTCCCTCCTCCAGTATGTTGCCCCTCTGTTGAGCAACATtgtggacgcagcaggccaccacatcgTGGGAGACTTttctagcgctatactggaggacccttccaggcacctgaaccgcatcttcaggatgccaaagcatctcTCGATCACGTCCCTTGTCGCCACATAGGCGTTGTTGTAGAGTTGGTCTGTGGCCTCAGGAGAGGCGTCAcctgccacgaccgcagtggataatccttgttgcccaggagccaaccctgtCTGGTGGGAGGTGCCTCAAAGAGATCAGAAACTGTTCAGTGTGCCAGGATGAACATGTGCACACTGCCCGAGTATCGGGTGCAAACGTGCATGATGTACAAGTCTGGGACTTGAGAGTCTTaaagctttttatacatatataaaaagcaagagggtagccagggaaagggtaggcccactgaaggacaggggagggaatcaatgcatggaaccagaggaaatgggcgaggtacaaaatgagtactttgcatcagtattcaccaaagtgaaAGACTTGGTGGATGAGTCTCAGGAAGGGCGTGTCGATattttgggtcatgttgagatcaggAGGTGGTGTAGGGCGtcgtaaaagacattaaggtagattggtccccagggcctgacggtaTTTACCCCAGAgtactgagtgaggcaagggaggaaattgctggggccttgacataaatctttctttcctcactggctacaggtgaggtcccagaggactgagaATAGCTATtgttgttcctttctttaagaagggtagcaaagataatccaggaaattacaggccagtgtgccttccatcagtggtagggaaattattggagaggattcttcgagccaggatatactcccatttggaagcaaatggacatattagcaaaAGGCAGTATGGTTTCttgaaggggaggtagtgtctcattaatgtgattgagttctttgaggaagtgacgaagatgattaatgaaggtagggcagtggatgatgtctacatggacttcagtaaggcctctgacaaggtccctcgtggcacaCTGGtagagaaggtgaagtcacacaggatcagaggtgagctggcaagatggatacaaaattggcttggtcatagaagatagaaggtagcagtggaagggtatttttctgaatggagggctgactagtggtgttcctcagcatcagtgctgggatctttgctgtttggagTTTccataaatgatttgggggaaaatataactggtctgatgagcaagttttcagatgatacaaaggttggtggaattgtggatacctatgaggactgtcagaggatacagccggaTGTAGATCAGTTGGaggcatgggcggagagatggcagatgaagtttaatacagacaaatgtgaggcaatgaattttggaaggcagcatggtcggcgcaggttttgagggccgaagggcatgttcctgtttcTTTATTCTTCGACGGTATGCCTCGTCCGCGGAGCAGGTCGTGGAGTGACAGTCGCtgcctcatgcagcacctccttcccacctcctcttcCTCAGGCTGTTGGGCGGCCAGCGCCTCATCACCGgctgctcctgttcctctggggcaggttccGCTGCTGCAGCATCCTCCTCCAGCAGCTCTGAACACCCACCAGCCCTGTAAAGTAAAGGCTGGGAGATTCATAACTTCCTGCAGACATGAGACTCAAACTTCCGTTTTGCAGCTTTTCGTGCCATTGAGTTAAAAGAGAGTTATTGGCAAATTTCCCGCTCGATGGGGAAAAGCTCAACCTCACCTTCGCGCGGGGCAGCCGTTAGCCGCCGCCTCGAGCGGAAACACGCGGGGCAGCCGTTAGCCGCCGCCTCGAGCGGAAACACGCGGGGCAGCCGTTAGCCGCCGCCTCGAGCGGAAACACGCGGGGCAGCCGTTAGCCGCCGCCTCGAGCGGAAACACGCGGGGCAGCCGTTAGCCGCCGCCTCGAGCGGGGCGCAAAAAAAATGGCGCGGTCGCACACAAAAAAAGTTGCGCGAGGCTGGGGGGTGTAGGTCAGCCGGGAGTGAGCCATTATGGCAAGGGCAAGAGTTCACCAAGCCCAATGAGTAACTTTGTTACCCCGACCCAGCAGCAATTAACTGCTGTGTTCGACGAGGCGGAACATGCGGACAGTACCTCTCAGGCCGAGGTCTACGCCAGTGTCTTGTGGCATGGCGGGCAGCTGGGGCTCGCTTACTACAGCGCCAACGATTGCACCGTTTACTTCATGCCGGATGCGCCGGACGCACAGGATCTCAGACTGCTGAGGAAAGCGATGGAAGAGCTGCAGCCCCGGTGCATCTTGACGAGCGCTAAGCAAGACCGTAACATGGCCGACTTCCTCAAGGCGGCGGGGACCGCCAACAAAGGAGAGGACGGGAAGCCAGAAATTGCGATCTTCCCTAATGTGGACTTCGGGCTGAATATCAGCAAGCAGCGGGTGCTGTCCGTCAACCTGCCCTGCATCCCCACGCACCTGACCGAAGCAGAAAGAATTATGTACCTGGCGTCAGTTATACCATTCGAGAGCGCCACCATGTTGCGAGCCCTCGGGGGGCTGCTGAAGTTTATCGAGAGGAGAAGGATCGGGGTAGAGTTGGAGGATCCCAGTGTGAGCGTCCCCATCTTGGCACTCAGGAAATTTACACTGAATGACCTCGTACACATTGACCAGGACGCCTACTACGTGTTGCAGATTTTCAAGTCTGAAGTGCACCCATCCGTGTACAAACTGGCGTCAGGCTTGAAAGAGGGGCTCAGCTTGTTCGGGGTTATGAATCGCTGTAAATCCCAGTGGGGGACAAAGCTGATGAGGTTGTGGTTTATGCGTCCCAGCAAAAACCTGGACCAGTTGAACAAACGGCTGGATGTCATCCAGTTTTTCATGCTGGCCAGAAACACCGAGCTCGTGCACACACTTCAAAATTGCTTAAAGCACATCAAAAATATCCCACTAATACTGAAAAGGATGACACTGTCCGACACCAAAGTGAATGATTGGCAAGGTCTTTATAAGACTGTGTACAATGCTGTGTGCATTGGCGATACTTGTAGGGCCCTCTCCAGGTCCGTGGAACTGTTTGCAAAGATTTCTCAGACTTTCACAGATGATCTTCATTATATTGCCAGTCTCATAAGCAAAGTAGTGGATTTTGAGGATAGTAATACAGAGAACAGATTCACCGTTAAGCCAAACGTGGACCCAGCCATAGATGAAAAAAAACGTAAACTGATGGGTCTGTCAGATTTCTTAACTGAAGTAGCAAGAAATGAGCTGACGCTATTGGATAACAGGATTCCTTCTTGCTGTGTTATCTACATCCCACTGATTGGATTTCTTCTAACTATTCCACGTCTTTCAAGCATGGTAGACAAGAATGATTTTGAGATAGAAGGCCTGGATTTCATGTTTCTTTCTGAAGATAGACTTCATTATAGAAGTGCAAGGACCAAGGAGCTTGATACAATGTTGGGAGACTTGCATTGTGAAATCCGAGACCTTGAGACAGCTGTTATGTACCAGTTGCAAGCAAAGATTTTAGAGAAGTCTACTGTCCTTTATGACGTGATGGAGTTTGCAGCCCAGTTGGACTGCCTGATTGCCATGGCTGTTGTAGCCCGAGAGAATACCTACACACGTCCAAAAATAACCAGCAAGAACATAGTCAATATCAAAGATGGAAGACATCCTTTAATGGAAATGTGCACAAGAACATTTGTGTCAAACCCCATCAGTAGTGGCGAGGAGCATGGAAAGGTTCGAGTTCTTACTGGTCCAAATTCCAGTGGAAAAAGTATATATCTCAAAGAGGTTGGGCTAATAGTCTTTATGGCACTGATAGGTAGTTATGTCCCTGCCACAGAGGCAGATATTGGTCTAATAGATGGAATTTACACAAGGATACAAAGCCGTGAATCTGTGTCTGTGGGACTCTCAACCTTCATCATAGACTTGAACCAGGTGGCAGCTGCAGTTAACAATGCTACAGAGAGATCCCTGGTGCTTATTGATGAATTTGGGAAAGGAACCAATAGTGTTGATGGATTGTCACTCCTTGCAGCTGTTTTAAGACACTGGGTGCAGCAAGATGTGAAATGCCCTCACATCTTTTTGTCTACCAACTTTCACAGTTTGGTCCAGCTTAATCTCCTCCCTTCTAGTACTCTTCTACGGTACCTAACACTAGAGACCATCCAAGATGGAGAGGAACTGGTGTTTTTCTACCAGCTGAAAGAGGGTGTGTCCACAAACAGCCATACTGCCAATATAGCTATACTAGCTGGGATGCCACCACAGGTGGTGCAGCGAGGGATACAGGTTTCTGAGCTGTACCGCAGAGGAGAACCTATTCGTCGTGTTGACTGTCCTGCAAAAGCAAACCAATTTCAGGGATTTAGGGCATTAGTAGATATGTTTCTTCAGTTAGACCTCAGTGATCCCAGTGTGGACTTGCAGGGATTTTTGAACAAGGAGGTGCTGTCATTTGCAGCACCTGAGCTTTAACTTAACATTCCTTGGGATAAAACCTAAAGCGAATTGGATATCTTCCGGATGACTCCATGTATTTTATCTTTTCTCCCAGAGTTTTGTACTGGGTAAACAACAACCTTTTCTGGGATTGGTAGTTGCCCAAGGTTTGAGGTGAGCCGATCAAAAATGCACTGCTAACATGATTAAATCTTTGTTGTTCCAATCTGTTGGTTAGTTTATCTCAGCATGTGACAGTGGGAAGGGATTGGAAAATTCAGAAACATTTCCATGAAAAGTTTTGTTTCAGTTACTCCTGTAAGTAGTGCAAAAGTCTTACGTTCAGGATTATGCCTGTACAGGCCACTGAATACAAAATCAAGTGGTGCCCTCTTGAGCTGAATGTCATCTTTAGTATGTAGTCTTATTCACTTCAACAATTCTGCTGCAGGATAACTGAAAAGGAGCCAGTTAGAAATTGGTAACAATAGAAATTGGTAAAGTGCTTTATTTTTACAGGTATCAAGTAAATCTATAAAGATTACAGATACAAATCTCACAATTTAACTTCAAACCGATTCACATGAATTTCAGAAAGACAAATGCACTGTTCTACTCACCTTACAATTTTGGTCATACTACTGATTCTAACCGGCCCTCAGCTTATGATGAAGATGTTTTTTTCCTCTTGCTGGACCATGCTCCTTTCCCCGACCAAACTGGATTGAATGGTTTTACATGTTTCCCTTTACCCTGTTTTTATTCTCTGTTCTCAGGAAATGGAAACGCTGCCCCCAACTGCTTTCCTGCTCAAAAATGTTCCAGTATGCCTGGCAACCAAACTTACTACCTCCTCCCCAAGAGCATATTCTCAGCAAATAAACACCCAGTTAGATACCCATCCTTGAATGGATGGTCTGTTTTTAGCTTAAATTAAGACAGTTAATTACTTAATGCCCCTGGTCATTGTGGGAAATAGTAAGGATATTTGTTAATACGTCAATCCCACTTTGTTGCAGCTGCTCCCAGGTGGAGTTTAAATCTGTGTGAACTTAATTTTAAAATACACACGTAAACATAAATTCTTTCCTAAATCTTTCTGAGAAAAAAATTGTGAAAGAATTTTAATCGAAAGCATCCTACTTCATATTCATATATAGTGTACCTTGCTGAAAATGAATGGGGTGGATATCTGAGAACATGATCAAGTGCTGTCCACTGTGGTAAAATAGCGTGCTAAATCATACTGTCCACACAAGAAAAACTGCATTTGGAGCAAAATACTGGAGTGTTACTGTTTGGGTTTAGGATCCCTTTGTTTTGAAATGGCATAAATTTGTTACAAAATAGAAGGGAGGCCTTTCAGTCCATCTAGCTCATGTATATGTAAAAACACAGATTTGTACAGAATAATATGTAATTACCTGCTTTATGATAAATGTTTGGTTTGTAGTCTGAACTGTGATCTGGCATAGCATGGCTTGTGATATATTCCAACATTCCGAAGTATGGGGTTATAAACTGTAGATGGACTTTGAGTCCCTTACAAACCAGAATGTGACTTTACTTGCGCTATATTTTGGTAGACAATTTTGAGATCCCTGTCGCTCCAGTTTTCCAGCTTAGTAGAATGCATCACTCTACACTATCAGTGGGTAGATTGAATTATAAATCCTATCAGACTGCAATGTAGGGTATGAATCAGCAGCGACTTATACATACATTGTTCAATATTCAGTGTAAAATCATATGCATTTAATAATTTACAAACTTTAGTGCCCTTTACAATGAGATCAGAATTCTATTTATACCTCTTATTGACCTACAATTACCATTGGAAATATGCAATTTTATCATTTTTACTGTTGACATCATGCAGTGGAATTTCTATCCCTAAGTTATCTTACAGTACAGCTTAATCTTCAAAAATTGTTGTTAATTTCTTATTTGGTAAAATACTGCCATGGAATCAAACTAGCATGGGTTGCAGAATGAGCTCTGGGTCAAAACAGCATTTGATAGGCTGACCATAGATTTATCAATCAAAATTACCTTCCTGGGATGAATGATATTATGATGAGTCCCAGATAATTAGAACAAAGCTGAAGATGTGGGTCAAGTATTTTGAATTTCTATTGTCTACTCAGCTTTCACAGCTGTGGTGCAACAAATGTTGCTCAAATGTTTCTGcaagctgtccacattaccatagtAAATACTATTGATTACTCTGCCTGCTtgaatacaatgggctggattctccattattgagaccatgtccccacgccggcgtcaaaacggtgggGTTTTACTCCTGAGATCCCTGCAAAAAAGTTAACCAAATTCCATGCCCTGCAagggactagcagggacccggagtgaatctcgcacggg
It contains:
- the msh5 gene encoding mutS protein homolog 5 — encoded protein: MSNFVTPTQQQLTAVFDEAEHADSTSQAEVYASVLWHGGQLGLAYYSANDCTVYFMPDAPDAQDLRLLRKAMEELQPRCILTSAKQDRNMADFLKAAGTANKGEDGKPEIAIFPNVDFGLNISKQRVLSVNLPCIPTHLTEAERIMYLASVIPFESATMLRALGGLLKFIERRRIGVELEDPSVSVPILALRKFTLNDLVHIDQDAYYVLQIFKSEVHPSVYKLASGLKEGLSLFGVMNRCKSQWGTKLMRLWFMRPSKNLDQLNKRLDVIQFFMLARNTELVHTLQNCLKHIKNIPLILKRMTLSDTKVNDWQGLYKTVYNAVCIGDTCRALSRSVELFAKISQTFTDDLHYIASLISKVVDFEDSNTENRFTVKPNVDPAIDEKKRKLMGLSDFLTEVARNELTLLDNRIPSCCVIYIPLIGFLLTIPRLSSMVDKNDFEIEGLDFMFLSEDRLHYRSARTKELDTMLGDLHCEIRDLETAVMYQLQAKILEKSTVLYDVMEFAAQLDCLIAMAVVARENTYTRPKITSKNIVNIKDGRHPLMEMCTRTFVSNPISSGEEHGKVRVLTGPNSSGKSIYLKEVGLIVFMALIGSYVPATEADIGLIDGIYTRIQSRESVSVGLSTFIIDLNQVAAAVNNATERSLVLIDEFGKGTNSVDGLSLLAAVLRHWVQQDVKCPHIFLSTNFHSLVQLNLLPSSTLLRYLTLETIQDGEELVFFYQLKEGVSTNSHTANIAILAGMPPQVVQRGIQVSELYRRGEPIRRVDCPAKANQFQGFRALVDMFLQLDLSDPSVDLQGFLNKEVLSFAAPEL